One genomic region from Pseudomonas hormoni encodes:
- a CDS encoding ATP-binding protein — MLAVVQITSATRQNLWRLTFIRTLVLAAQAGSVGLAYWLDLLPLPWFQLAATLGCSMLLCAFTAIRLRTSWPVTELEYAVQLACDLFIHSALLYFSGGSTNPFVSYYLVPLTIAAVTLPWRYSVILSGIALTMYTLLLAGFYPLQTFPIARENLQVYGMWLSFALAAAVITFFAARMAEELRRQEELRAIRREEGLRDQQLLAVATEAAGAAHELGTPLATMSVLLKEMRQDHHDPMLQDDLSVLQDQVKLCKETLQQLVRAAEANRRLAVEMQDVTDWLDEALNRWHLMRPEASYRFQRLGQGTVPRMAPPPDLTQALLNLLNNAADACPEGLQVTLDWNAEDLTISIRDHGAGVPLAIAEQIGKPFFTTKGKGFGLGLFLSKASVTRAGGSVKLYSHEEGGTLTELRLPRVARGDEHE; from the coding sequence ATGCTCGCCGTCGTTCAAATCACTTCTGCAACCCGCCAGAATCTCTGGCGGCTGACGTTTATCCGCACTTTGGTGCTGGCCGCCCAGGCCGGTTCCGTTGGCCTGGCCTACTGGCTCGACTTGCTGCCGCTGCCCTGGTTTCAACTGGCCGCGACCCTCGGTTGCTCGATGTTGCTGTGCGCGTTTACAGCGATTCGCCTGCGCACTTCATGGCCCGTCACCGAACTCGAATACGCCGTGCAACTGGCCTGCGACCTGTTTATCCACAGTGCCTTGCTGTATTTCTCCGGTGGCTCGACCAACCCCTTCGTCTCTTATTACCTGGTGCCGCTGACCATCGCCGCCGTGACGCTGCCATGGCGTTATTCGGTGATCCTGTCGGGCATCGCGCTGACGATGTACACCTTGCTGCTAGCGGGTTTCTATCCGCTGCAAACCTTCCCGATTGCCCGGGAGAACCTGCAGGTCTACGGGATGTGGCTGAGTTTCGCCCTGGCCGCGGCGGTGATTACGTTCTTTGCCGCGCGCATGGCCGAAGAGCTGCGCCGCCAGGAAGAGCTGCGCGCCATCCGTCGCGAAGAAGGCCTGCGTGATCAGCAATTGCTGGCCGTCGCGACCGAGGCCGCCGGTGCCGCTCATGAACTGGGCACGCCGCTGGCGACCATGAGCGTGCTGCTCAAGGAAATGCGTCAGGACCATCACGACCCGATGCTGCAGGACGACCTGAGCGTGCTGCAGGATCAGGTCAAACTCTGCAAAGAAACCTTGCAGCAACTTGTTCGGGCGGCAGAAGCCAATCGCCGTTTGGCGGTGGAGATGCAGGATGTCACCGACTGGCTCGACGAAGCGCTGAACCGCTGGCACCTGATGCGCCCGGAAGCCAGCTACCGCTTCCAGCGTTTGGGCCAGGGCACCGTTCCGCGCATGGCGCCGCCGCCGGACCTGACCCAGGCGCTGCTGAATTTGCTGAATAACGCCGCCGACGCTTGCCCCGAAGGGCTGCAAGTGACACTGGACTGGAATGCCGAGGATTTGACCATCAGCATTCGCGACCACGGCGCCGGTGTGCCGCTGGCCATTGCCGAACAGATCGGCAAACCGTTTTTTACCACCAAGGGCAAAGGTTTCGGCCTGGGCCTGTTTTTGAGCAAGGCCAGCGTGACACGCGCCGGCGGCTCAGTGAAACTCTACAGTCATGAGGAAGGCGGCACGCTCACCGAGCTGCGCCTGCCCCGTGTCGCCCGAGGAGACGAACATGAGTGA
- a CDS encoding ABC transporter substrate-binding protein, giving the protein MLKHAVIPFLVGASLLAAAPFAQAATNLVFCSEGSPAGFDPGQYTTGTDFDASAETMFNRLTQFERGGTAVIPGLATKWDISDDGLTYTFHLREGVKFHTTPYFKPTREFNADDVLFTFNRMINKDDPFRKAYPTEFPYFTDMGMDTNITKIDKVDDHTVKFTLKEVDAAFIQNMAMSFASVQSAEYAAQLLKDGKAADINQKPVGTGPFVFKSYQKDSNIRYTGNKDYWKPEDVKIDNLIFAITTDPSVRIQKLKKGECQITLFPRPADLKALKEDKTLKVPDQAGFNLGYIAYNVMDKIKGSDQPNPMAQLKVRQALDMAVNKQQIIDSVYQGAGQLAVNAMPPTQWSYDTTIKDAPYNPEKAKELLKEAGVKEGTEINLWAMPVQRPYNPNAKLMAEMLQSDWAKIGIKAKIVTYEWGEYIKRSKGGENGAMLIGWSGDNGDPDNWLNVLFGCDSLQGNNFSKWCDKKFDGIVKEAKRTTDQGKRTELYKQAQHVLKDAVPMTPIAHSTVFQPMRNEVQDFKISPFGLNSFYGVSVSK; this is encoded by the coding sequence ATGCTTAAACACGCGGTCATTCCGTTTTTAGTCGGCGCCAGCTTGTTAGCTGCCGCACCTTTCGCCCAAGCGGCGACTAACCTGGTGTTTTGCTCCGAAGGGAGCCCGGCCGGTTTTGATCCTGGTCAGTACACCACCGGAACCGACTTCGACGCCTCTGCAGAAACCATGTTCAACCGCCTGACCCAGTTCGAGCGCGGCGGCACCGCCGTTATTCCTGGTCTGGCGACCAAATGGGACATCTCCGACGACGGCCTGACGTACACCTTCCACCTGCGTGAAGGCGTCAAGTTCCACACCACCCCGTACTTCAAGCCGACTCGTGAATTCAACGCCGACGACGTGCTGTTCACCTTTAATCGCATGATTAACAAGGATGACCCGTTCCGTAAGGCGTACCCGACCGAATTCCCGTACTTCACCGACATGGGGATGGATACCAACATCACCAAGATCGATAAAGTCGACGACCACACCGTCAAGTTCACCCTCAAAGAAGTGGATGCCGCGTTCATCCAGAACATGGCCATGAGTTTCGCTTCGGTGCAGTCCGCCGAGTACGCTGCCCAGCTGCTCAAGGACGGCAAAGCCGCCGATATCAACCAGAAGCCGGTCGGCACTGGCCCGTTCGTGTTCAAGAGCTACCAGAAAGATTCCAACATCCGCTACACCGGGAACAAGGACTACTGGAAGCCTGAAGACGTCAAGATCGACAACCTGATCTTCGCCATCACCACCGACCCGTCGGTGCGTATCCAGAAGCTGAAGAAGGGCGAGTGCCAGATCACTCTGTTCCCGCGTCCGGCCGACCTGAAGGCGCTGAAAGAAGACAAGACCCTGAAGGTGCCTGACCAGGCCGGTTTCAATCTGGGTTACATCGCCTACAACGTGATGGACAAGATCAAGGGCAGCGATCAGCCGAACCCGATGGCTCAACTGAAAGTGCGTCAAGCGCTGGACATGGCCGTCAACAAACAGCAGATCATTGATTCCGTTTACCAGGGTGCAGGTCAACTGGCCGTCAACGCCATGCCGCCGACCCAGTGGTCTTACGACACCACCATCAAGGATGCGCCGTACAACCCTGAGAAAGCCAAAGAGCTGCTCAAGGAAGCCGGCGTCAAGGAAGGCACCGAGATCAACCTGTGGGCAATGCCGGTGCAGCGTCCTTACAACCCGAACGCCAAGCTGATGGCAGAAATGCTGCAGTCCGACTGGGCCAAGATCGGCATCAAAGCCAAGATCGTGACCTATGAGTGGGGCGAGTACATCAAGCGCTCCAAAGGCGGCGAAAACGGCGCGATGCTGATTGGCTGGAGCGGCGACAACGGTGACCCGGACAACTGGCTGAACGTGCTGTTCGGCTGCGACTCGCTGCAGGGCAACAACTTCTCCAAATGGTGCGACAAGAAGTTCGACGGCATCGTCAAGGAAGCCAAGCGCACGACCGACCAGGGCAAGCGCACCGAACTGTACAAGCAGGCGCAACACGTCCTCAAAGACGCTGTTCCAATGACACCTATCGCTCACTCGACGGTGTTCCAACCCATGCGCAACGAAGTGCAGGATTTCAAGATCAGCCCGTTCGGCTTGAACTCCTTCTACGGCGTTAGCGTCAGCAAATAA
- a CDS encoding ABC transporter substrate-binding protein, giving the protein MKMLPLRAAIAAALLSVAVGVSAKPLVVCTEASPEGFDMVQYTTAVTADAVAETIFNRLADFKPGTTEVIPALAESWDISEDGLTYTFHLRKGVKFHTTEYFKPTRDMNADDVVWSFQRQLDPNHPWHKLSSVGFPYFESMGFKELLKSVEKIDDNTVTFNLTRREAPFLADIAMAFSSIYPAEYADQLLKANKTGDLNNKPVGTGPFIFQRYAKDAQVRFKANPDYFRGKPPADSLILAIATDNNVRLQKLKANECQVALYPKPDDIPSIKKDAKLSVDELNAMTVSYIAMNTTHKYMSDVRVRKAIDIAFDKEAYVNALFGKGNATVAVNPFPDTLLGYNHSLKNPARDLDKARALLKEAGVPEGTTFTLFTRNGGGPTNPNPMLGAQMMQADLAKVGIKIDIRVMEWGEMLKRAKNGEHDMVSAGWAGDNGDPDNFLTPMLSCEAAKNGENYARWCNDKFQALIDQAREKTDPAERAALYEQAQVIFNQDQPWISMAHTRMFTAMRNNVEGYHISPLTTNNFATTQVK; this is encoded by the coding sequence ATGAAAATGCTTCCCCTACGTGCGGCCATCGCTGCCGCGTTGCTGAGTGTTGCCGTTGGCGTCTCGGCCAAACCCCTGGTGGTTTGTACCGAAGCCAGTCCGGAAGGCTTCGACATGGTTCAGTACACGACTGCAGTCACCGCCGATGCAGTGGCCGAAACCATCTTCAACCGTCTGGCGGACTTCAAGCCCGGCACCACGGAAGTCATTCCGGCGCTGGCCGAGTCTTGGGACATCAGCGAGGATGGCCTGACCTACACGTTCCACCTGCGCAAAGGCGTCAAGTTTCATACCACCGAATACTTCAAGCCGACCCGCGACATGAACGCCGACGACGTGGTCTGGAGCTTCCAGCGTCAGCTGGACCCGAATCACCCGTGGCACAAGCTGTCGAGCGTTGGCTTCCCGTACTTTGAAAGCATGGGCTTCAAGGAACTGCTCAAAAGCGTAGAGAAGATCGACGACAACACCGTCACCTTCAACCTGACCCGCCGAGAAGCGCCATTCCTGGCCGACATCGCCATGGCGTTCTCTTCGATCTACCCCGCCGAGTACGCTGACCAGCTGCTCAAGGCGAACAAGACCGGCGACCTGAACAACAAGCCGGTCGGCACCGGCCCGTTCATTTTCCAGCGTTACGCCAAGGACGCTCAGGTTCGCTTCAAGGCCAACCCGGACTACTTCCGTGGCAAGCCGCCAGCGGATTCGTTGATCCTGGCCATCGCCACCGACAACAACGTGCGCCTGCAAAAGCTCAAGGCCAACGAGTGCCAGGTGGCGCTGTATCCGAAGCCGGATGACATCCCGAGCATCAAGAAAGACGCCAAACTGAGTGTCGATGAACTGAACGCGATGACCGTTTCGTACATCGCCATGAACACCACGCACAAATACATGAGTGATGTGCGGGTGCGCAAAGCCATCGACATCGCCTTCGATAAAGAGGCTTATGTCAACGCGCTGTTTGGTAAAGGCAATGCGACGGTGGCGGTCAACCCGTTCCCGGACACGCTGCTGGGCTACAACCACAGCCTGAAAAACCCGGCCCGTGACCTGGACAAGGCCCGCGCCCTGCTCAAGGAAGCCGGCGTACCGGAAGGCACCACCTTCACTCTGTTCACCCGCAACGGTGGCGGTCCGACCAACCCGAACCCGATGCTCGGCGCGCAGATGATGCAGGCTGACCTGGCCAAGGTCGGTATCAAGATCGACATCCGCGTGATGGAATGGGGCGAAATGCTCAAACGCGCGAAAAACGGCGAGCACGATATGGTTTCCGCCGGATGGGCGGGCGATAACGGCGACCCGGATAACTTCCTGACGCCTATGCTCAGTTGCGAAGCCGCGAAGAACGGCGAAAACTATGCACGCTGGTGCAATGACAAGTTCCAGGCGCTGATCGACCAGGCCCGGGAAAAAACCGACCCGGCCGAGCGGGCAGCGCTGTACGAACAGGCTCAGGTTATTTTTAACCAGGACCAGCCATGGATCAGCATGGCACACACTAGAATGTTCACCGCAATGCGCAACAACGTAGAGGGCTATCACATTAGCCCCCTCACCACTAATAACTTCGCCACCACCCAGGTGAAGTAG
- a CDS encoding ABC transporter permease subunit: MTTPTPAVAVDQSLLYPSPYKEFWQAFSKNKGAVAGLMFMLLVIFCAIFAPWVAPHNPSEQYRDFLLTPPSWLEGGQIQFLLGTDELGRDLLSRLINGSRLSLLIGLSSVVMSLIPGILLGLFAGFFPRVLGPTIMRLMDIMLALPSLLLAVAIVAILGPGLINTIIAIAVVSLPSYVRLTRAAVMGELNRDYVTAARLAGAGLPRLMFVTVLPNCMAPLIVQATLSFSSAILDAAALGFLGLGVQPPTPEWGTMLASARDYIERAWWVVSLPGLTILLSVLAINLMGDGLRDALDPKLKNAA, translated from the coding sequence ATGACCACTCCAACTCCAGCGGTAGCAGTCGATCAAAGCCTGCTGTACCCGTCTCCGTACAAAGAATTCTGGCAAGCCTTTTCCAAGAACAAAGGCGCCGTTGCCGGCCTGATGTTCATGTTGCTGGTGATTTTCTGCGCGATCTTCGCGCCATGGGTTGCCCCGCATAACCCGAGCGAGCAATACCGTGACTTCCTGCTGACCCCGCCGTCCTGGCTGGAAGGTGGGCAGATCCAGTTCCTGCTCGGCACCGATGAACTCGGTCGCGATCTGCTGTCGCGGCTGATCAACGGTTCGCGCCTGTCCTTGCTGATCGGCTTGTCGTCGGTGGTGATGTCGCTGATTCCGGGCATCCTGCTGGGTCTGTTCGCCGGGTTCTTCCCGCGCGTGCTCGGCCCGACCATCATGCGTCTGATGGACATCATGCTGGCCCTGCCGTCCCTGCTGCTGGCCGTGGCGATTGTCGCCATCCTCGGCCCTGGCCTGATCAACACCATTATTGCCATCGCCGTGGTTTCGTTGCCGTCCTATGTTCGTCTGACCCGCGCCGCGGTGATGGGCGAATTGAACCGCGACTACGTGACCGCCGCGCGCCTGGCCGGTGCCGGTCTGCCACGCCTGATGTTCGTCACCGTGCTGCCAAACTGCATGGCGCCGCTGATCGTTCAGGCGACCTTGAGCTTCTCCTCGGCGATTCTCGATGCCGCGGCACTGGGCTTCCTCGGCCTTGGCGTACAACCGCCGACGCCTGAGTGGGGCACCATGCTGGCTTCGGCTCGCGACTATATCGAACGCGCCTGGTGGGTCGTCAGTCTGCCTGGTTTGACCATTTTGCTCAGCGTGCTGGCAATCAACTTGATGGGCGACGGCCTGCGCGATGCGCTGGACCCGAAACTCAAGAACGCCGCCTGA
- a CDS encoding ABC transporter substrate-binding protein: MRHTLVLSALLGTGLLAATSISQAANNSLVFCSEGSPAGFDTAQYTTATDNDAAEPLYNRLAEFEKGATNVVPGLATSWDISEDGLKYTFHLREGVKFHTTKYFTPTRDFNADDVLFTFNRMLDPQQPFRKAYPTEFPYFNGMSLNKNIAKVEKTGPLTVVMTLNSVDAAFIQNIAMSFAAILSAEYADKLLAEGKPSDINQKPIGTGPFVFKSYQKDSNIRYSGNKQYWDPSRVKLDNLIFAINTDASVRVQKLKANECQITLHPRPADVEALKNDAKLKLIEKPGFNLGYIAYNVRHKPFDQLEVRQALDMAVNKQGILNAVYQGAGQLAQNAMPPTQWSYDDTIKDAAYNPEKAKELLKAAGVKEGTEITLWAMPVQRPYNPNAKLMAEMLQADWAKIGLKVKIVSYEWGEYIKRTKNGEHDVSLIGWTGDNGDPDNWLGTLYSCDAIGGNNYSQWCDPAYDKLIKQAKVVTDRDQRTVLYKQAQQLLKQQVPITPVAHSTVNQPLSAKVEGFKVSPFGRNVFSGVSIDQ; the protein is encoded by the coding sequence ATGCGCCATACCTTGGTTTTATCCGCATTGCTGGGCACCGGCCTGCTGGCCGCCACTTCCATCAGCCAGGCAGCCAACAACAGCCTGGTGTTCTGCTCCGAAGGCAGCCCGGCTGGCTTCGACACCGCGCAGTACACGACCGCGACCGATAACGATGCCGCCGAGCCGTTGTACAACCGACTGGCAGAGTTCGAAAAAGGCGCCACCAACGTCGTACCAGGCCTGGCAACCAGCTGGGATATTTCCGAAGACGGCCTCAAATACACCTTTCACCTGCGCGAAGGGGTGAAATTTCACACGACCAAGTACTTCACGCCGACCCGTGACTTCAACGCCGACGACGTGCTGTTCACCTTCAATCGCATGCTCGATCCGCAGCAACCTTTCCGTAAGGCCTATCCCACCGAATTCCCGTACTTCAACGGGATGAGCCTGAACAAGAACATCGCCAAGGTCGAGAAGACCGGGCCGCTGACCGTGGTCATGACGCTCAACAGCGTGGACGCCGCGTTCATCCAGAACATCGCCATGAGCTTCGCCGCCATTCTGTCCGCCGAGTACGCCGACAAACTGCTGGCTGAAGGCAAGCCGAGCGACATCAACCAGAAGCCGATCGGCACCGGGCCGTTCGTGTTCAAGAGCTACCAGAAAGATTCCAACATCCGTTACAGCGGCAACAAGCAGTACTGGGACCCGAGCCGGGTCAAGCTCGACAACCTGATTTTCGCCATCAACACCGACGCATCGGTGCGCGTGCAAAAGCTCAAGGCCAACGAGTGCCAGATCACCTTGCATCCCCGCCCGGCCGACGTCGAAGCGTTGAAGAACGACGCCAAACTCAAGCTCATCGAAAAGCCTGGTTTCAACCTCGGCTACATCGCCTACAACGTGCGCCACAAGCCGTTCGACCAGCTCGAAGTGCGTCAGGCGCTGGACATGGCGGTGAACAAGCAAGGCATTCTCAACGCGGTGTACCAAGGCGCCGGGCAACTTGCGCAAAACGCTATGCCGCCGACCCAATGGTCCTACGACGACACCATCAAGGACGCCGCCTACAACCCGGAAAAAGCCAAGGAACTGCTCAAGGCTGCCGGCGTGAAGGAAGGTACCGAAATCACTTTATGGGCGATGCCGGTTCAGCGCCCATACAACCCGAACGCCAAGTTGATGGCCGAGATGCTCCAGGCTGACTGGGCGAAAATCGGTCTCAAAGTGAAGATCGTCAGCTACGAATGGGGCGAGTACATCAAGCGCACCAAGAATGGCGAGCACGACGTCAGCCTGATTGGCTGGACCGGTGACAACGGGGACCCGGACAACTGGCTCGGCACGCTTTACAGCTGCGACGCCATTGGCGGCAACAACTATTCCCAATGGTGTGATCCGGCTTACGACAAGCTGATCAAGCAGGCCAAGGTCGTCACCGACCGTGACCAGCGCACCGTGCTCTACAAACAGGCTCAGCAGTTGCTCAAGCAGCAAGTGCCGATCACGCCTGTCGCCCACTCGACGGTCAACCAGCCGTTGAGCGCCAAAGTCGAAGGATTCAAGGTGAGTCCTTTCGGCCGCAACGTGTTCTCGGGCGTCAGTATCGACCAATAA
- a CDS encoding OprD family porin, whose amino-acid sequence MKLSSTALLALAISSVTATAYAESQSQDFVPTQLASTNAQSEAKGFIDGQSLSGSTRNWYANEDKQRGATYKYERHGETLNGTRRINWVQGTILNYTSGFTQGTVGFSTEVAAYNAIALDRSREDIKGGSNRTLAHTNGDAVDQWSKLGLANVKARISNTTLTAGRQNFSSPIVDVIGNRPLPSSFEGVAIHSEEFDNLSFDLGTFDRVSPRTEQSLTKFTSEYSANGAETDHVNTAGLNYQPLKSLKTSLYATNVEDFWNQYYFGATHELGDSSILSLTTGLNYYKTVDEGKKLMGEIDNDTYSLSLGLTHLAHSLTFSYQEVNGNEYFDYLHETNGIYLANSLLSDFNGPNEKSFQIAYGLNMAEYGVPGLKFNIYQARGWGIDGTHYNGTAYDVRKMDGENHYEYGIGTSYALQSGPLKATTIRATYTTHRASDNQADGSINEFRLVTTIPFKIL is encoded by the coding sequence ATGAAACTGAGCAGCACCGCGTTATTGGCCCTGGCCATCAGCAGCGTTACCGCCACGGCCTACGCAGAATCCCAGAGCCAGGACTTCGTTCCGACCCAACTGGCAAGCACCAACGCACAGTCGGAAGCCAAAGGCTTCATTGATGGTCAGAGCCTGTCGGGCAGCACCCGTAACTGGTACGCCAACGAAGATAAACAACGAGGCGCTACCTACAAGTACGAGCGCCACGGCGAGACCCTGAACGGCACGCGCCGTATCAACTGGGTTCAGGGCACCATCCTGAATTACACCTCGGGTTTCACCCAAGGCACCGTGGGTTTCAGCACCGAAGTCGCTGCCTACAATGCCATTGCACTGGATCGTAGCCGCGAAGACATCAAGGGCGGTTCCAACCGTACCCTGGCTCACACCAACGGCGACGCGGTGGATCAGTGGAGCAAACTGGGCCTGGCCAACGTGAAGGCGCGTATCTCCAACACCACCCTGACCGCCGGCCGCCAGAACTTCAGCAGCCCGATCGTCGACGTCATCGGCAACCGTCCGCTGCCTTCGAGCTTTGAAGGTGTGGCCATTCACAGCGAAGAGTTCGACAACCTGTCGTTCGACCTCGGCACCTTCGACCGCGTATCGCCTCGTACCGAGCAGAGCCTGACCAAATTCACTTCCGAGTACTCTGCCAATGGCGCTGAAACCGACCACGTAAACACCGCTGGTCTGAACTATCAGCCGCTGAAAAGCCTGAAAACCAGCCTGTACGCGACCAACGTAGAAGATTTCTGGAACCAGTACTACTTTGGCGCCACTCACGAACTGGGCGACAGCTCGATCCTGAGCCTGACCACCGGCCTGAACTATTACAAAACCGTCGACGAAGGCAAAAAGTTGATGGGTGAGATCGACAACGACACTTACTCGCTGTCGTTGGGCCTGACTCACCTCGCCCATAGCCTGACGTTCTCTTACCAGGAAGTGAACGGTAACGAGTACTTCGACTACCTGCATGAAACCAACGGCATTTACCTGGCCAACTCCTTGCTGTCCGACTTCAACGGCCCGAACGAGAAGTCCTTCCAGATCGCCTACGGCCTGAACATGGCCGAATACGGCGTGCCAGGCCTGAAGTTCAACATCTATCAGGCTCGCGGCTGGGGCATCGACGGTACGCACTACAACGGCACCGCCTACGACGTGCGCAAGATGGACGGCGAGAACCACTATGAATACGGCATCGGTACTTCGTACGCCTTGCAGAGCGGCCCGCTCAAGGCCACCACTATCCGTGCGACCTACACCACCCACCGCGCCAGCGATAACCAGGCTGACGGCAGCATCAACGAGTTCCGTCTCGTGACCACCATCCCGTTCAAAATTTTGTAA
- a CDS encoding ABC transporter permease subunit — MFSFIARRLGLLIPTFFGITLLTFALIRMIPGDPVEVMMGERRVDPEMHAQAMERLGLNKPLYAQYLDYIGKLAHGDLGESLRTRESVWSEFTSLFPATLELSMAALLFAGILGLLAGVIAALKRGSLFDHGVMGISLAGYSMPIFWWGLILIMFFSVSLGWTPVSGRIDLLYDIEPRTGFMLIDTLLADDVGAFFDALHHLILPAIVLGTIPLAVIARMTRSSMLEVLREDYIRTARAKGLSPSRVVFVHGLRNALIPVLTVVGLQVGTLLAGAVLTETIFSWPGIGKWLIEAIGARDYPVVQNGILLIACLVILVNFVVDILYGFANPRIRHQR; from the coding sequence ATGTTTAGTTTTATTGCCCGCCGATTGGGGTTATTGATCCCCACGTTCTTCGGCATCACCTTGCTGACTTTCGCGTTGATTCGCATGATTCCAGGCGACCCCGTGGAAGTAATGATGGGCGAACGTCGAGTCGACCCCGAAATGCATGCTCAGGCAATGGAACGCCTAGGTCTGAACAAACCGCTGTATGCCCAATACCTGGATTACATTGGCAAACTGGCCCACGGCGATCTCGGCGAATCCCTGCGTACCCGGGAAAGCGTCTGGAGCGAATTCACTTCCCTATTCCCCGCGACCCTGGAACTGTCCATGGCCGCCCTGTTGTTCGCCGGCATCCTGGGCCTGTTGGCCGGGGTGATCGCGGCACTCAAGCGAGGATCCCTGTTCGACCACGGGGTGATGGGCATCTCCCTGGCGGGATATTCGATGCCGATCTTCTGGTGGGGCCTGATCCTGATCATGTTCTTCTCGGTGTCACTGGGCTGGACGCCAGTGTCCGGGCGGATCGACCTGCTCTATGACATCGAGCCGCGCACCGGCTTCATGCTCATCGACACGCTGCTGGCCGATGACGTCGGTGCGTTCTTCGATGCCTTGCATCACCTGATCCTGCCGGCCATCGTGCTCGGCACCATCCCGCTGGCCGTTATTGCGCGGATGACCCGTTCGTCGATGCTTGAAGTGCTGCGCGAAGACTATATCCGTACCGCCCGCGCCAAAGGCCTGTCGCCGTCGCGTGTGGTGTTCGTGCACGGCCTGCGCAACGCACTGATTCCGGTGCTGACCGTGGTCGGCCTGCAAGTCGGCACATTGCTGGCCGGTGCGGTCCTGACCGAAACCATCTTCTCGTGGCCCGGCATCGGCAAATGGCTGATCGAAGCCATTGGCGCTCGGGATTATCCCGTGGTGCAGAACGGCATCCTGTTAATCGCCTGCCTGGTGATTCTGGTCAACTTCGTGGTGGATATCCTCTACGGCTTTGCCAACCCACGCATCCGTCACCAGCGCTGA
- a CDS encoding SIMPL domain-containing protein (The SIMPL domain is named for its presence in mouse protein SIMPL (signalling molecule that associates with mouse pelle-like kinase). Bacterial member BP26, from Brucella, was shown to assemble into a channel-like structure, while YggE from E. coli has been associated with resistance to oxidative stress.) yields MHTFRRSAALLALSVGTVASLPALAADELHYNQISLRAEVSQEVARDLMIVTLYTEEQNTDPAKLAADVSTTMNKALAQAKQVKDITLRQGSRNSYPIYDTKGQKITGWRERAELRLESSDFAALSKLTGELLTDLKMGGMDFAIATPTRKASEDALLKDAVTAFKARAQLATDALGGKGYKIVNLNLNSNGYPQPYMRGPMMMKAESMDAAPVTPEVEAGTSQVSMTADGVVEVLLP; encoded by the coding sequence ATGCACACTTTCCGCCGCAGCGCCGCCCTTCTCGCCCTCAGCGTCGGCACCGTCGCCAGCCTTCCGGCCCTGGCTGCCGACGAACTGCATTACAACCAGATTTCCCTGCGCGCCGAAGTCAGTCAGGAAGTCGCCCGCGACCTTATGATCGTGACCCTCTACACCGAAGAACAAAACACCGACCCGGCCAAACTCGCCGCGGACGTCAGCACCACCATGAACAAGGCGCTGGCCCAGGCCAAGCAAGTCAAAGACATCACCCTGCGCCAGGGCAGCCGCAACAGTTACCCGATCTACGACACCAAGGGCCAGAAAATCACCGGCTGGCGTGAACGCGCCGAACTGCGCCTGGAAAGCTCCGACTTCGCCGCGCTGTCGAAACTGACCGGCGAACTGCTCACCGACCTGAAAATGGGCGGCATGGACTTCGCCATCGCCACGCCAACCCGCAAGGCCAGCGAAGACGCGTTGCTCAAAGATGCTGTAACGGCCTTCAAAGCCCGCGCGCAACTGGCCACCGATGCACTGGGCGGCAAGGGTTACAAAATCGTCAACCTGAACCTCAACAGTAACGGTTACCCACAACCGTACATGCGCGGGCCGATGATGATGAAAGCGGAGAGCATGGACGCCGCACCGGTGACGCCGGAAGTCGAGGCCGGTACCAGCCAGGTCAGCATGACGGCGGATGGGGTGGTTGAAGTGTTGTTGCCTTGA